The DNA segment ATCCTGAATTTTATAAAATCCCGAAGATGAAAGAAGGGGATGAGCTAAAAGGAACTTGGGAAGACGCAATTACAGGGACACCTGGTGACTCAATGAATTGGGCGAGTAGCTTTTACAAACATCCGAGACTTGCGACTACCTACTCTGTTACTAAGCCGAAAGAATTTGGGAAACTCAAAGAATGGGCTAAGGCTACTTGTGGAGACTACACTCCTTACGGTGTGCAATACAATAATCAATATACAAGTTGTTTTGATTTGTCCAAGAACAAAGGAATTGGTGAGATTTTACTCTCTCCGATTACATTAGAAGAAAAAAATGTATATTTCCAGCTATCTTTCGTAACTAAGGACAACTTTATTGATAAATTGTTTACTCAAATTTCCTTCCCAAAAAAAATTCGCTTTTACTTTTTAATACCAGAGAGCGTTGAAACGGGTGTTCGAGGTGGTAATGTATTCAAAAACTTGAAATTAGTTTCTTCCCAAGAAGCCGAAATCCCTTTCAAAGAAGGATATCTCAAAGTTCCGATCCAGGCATATGACAAAATTCGAAGTCAATTCAAGGTGGATCGGAAGAAGATATATCACGAAAACATAATCGTAGCGACTGAAATTTTGGAAATATATGAATCGAAAGGGAAAGGAGAGGATTCTAAAACCTGCATAGATGAAATCTCGAACAATTTAGGCGAAAAATACTATCATAAAAAGCTGATGAAGCCATGAAAATCATCCTTACCGTTACAAATCTGATTCTCCTTGGAGTAGCCCTGACTCTGGGCTACTTTCTTTTTGAAAGCACAAAGCTCAGCGAAAGCGTCGAATACGAAAAACTAAACCCGAGTAAGTCCTTAACGCTTTTGATTTTCAAACAACCGAAGCACGTGTTCGGTGGTTTTAAGTATTTCTTTGGAGCGAAGCTTCCGAAAGGGGAGGCTCCATTTGTAAGAAAACATTCCCCGATTTTGGACTCGGACAAAGACAAGTTTGAGAAGATCGAGAACCTTGTCGAATGCGGCAATGACACGTATGTTTTGATTTTGAAGACAGGTGAGATCTTGAGTTACAAGAAGTTTACAATCTTTGACTTGGAGTCGAAGGTGGTGGATGAGAAAGCCTTGAATGCTTGCAAGAGAGGACGCAGATGACCCGCCTTTTGCGGGTTTTGTTGTATTAAGGGTTAATAATAGATCTTAACGAACGCATATGAATTCTTTTGAACTGAAAGACAAAGAAAAGAGAATAACTTGCGAGAGGGATCGTAGCGTAAATCCGGCGATGCACCATCGTATTGTGACGCGTAGTTTGTATTTCGGAAAAACGAATGGTGCTTCGCTGATTGTAGCGGAGAGCGCGGTTTGCGCAGCAAACTCGCCCGGAATGGCGGTGCAAGGTAGTTTGAACGGTCCGAACGGAGCTGCAGCTGCGCTTGTGAACGGGGTTCTTACCACGATGACACTTGGAATGAAGAGTCCAGTTTCGGGTTTTGTAACGTATACCAAACACAAAAATGCAAATATCATCACGGGCCAAAGAGAAGTGAAAGGCGGTTGGGGTGGAGGCGTGAACGTTTCCATTGTTGGCGATCAAGGCGGGAAACAAGTAGCTGGAATCTTGCAGGCTTGGGAGCCTCTGGTTTGAACGGTGGTCTTAGCTATGGCCCTGGAAGTGGCCTCAGTGCGAATTTGAACTTGAACTATGCGAGTGGTCTGAGTTTGGGAATGGACTACAATTTTAGCAATCATTCGTATGGAGTGAATGCGAGTGCGGACGCGTGGCACGGGAAGGGAAGCGCAGCCAATCCTTCGAAACACCACGCAGGACTCAGCTTGAGTGCGAGAAGTGACGGAAGCGCGAGTGTGGATGCGTATTACAACTATGGAAACGAGAAGATTCCTCCTCAACTTCGGGGACATGGGGGCACGTTGTCTTTTAGCAACGACGGTAGTATTTCTACGAGCGTGCAAGTGACCGGAGCGACAGCGGGAACCCTCACGTATGCGAACGGAGGTTTCCAACCGATTTCTTTGAATGCAAACTTTCAAAACGAGTTTAACCAGGGTTTAGCAGCGGAGAACGCTCAGAACAACTTTGATCAAATGAAGATCCAGGAAGCAAAGACGATTGCGGTTGTTGGTATGCACACAGAGAATCCGTTGTTTAGCAAAGCGGAAATCGATACATATCTTCCGAAAGACGAGATGGGAAATATCGATGTGAAGAAAGCACAGCCTGAAGTATTGCTTGCGAAGTGGGACGCCTACAAAGCAGTGATGTCCAATTCTAAGGACATTGGAACTTGGCAGAGTGTTATCTCTCAAGCTGGAGAGAAGGCTGGGGTGAAGATTCAGTTTAACGGAGACAGCCCGACGACTACGTTTGGGAAGTTTGTAGCTGGGATCAAGGCGGATGTGTTGCAATCGTTTGGAATTGCCAACGACGGGACGAAGATGGTGGACTCCAAGGGAGTGCTTGAGTTGACGTCTTGTTTTCGTGGTGACGTTCCTGTGAAGAGATTCAAAAAAGAGAATCTTCAAGAATCAAGAAATACGAATTCGGTTACCGGAGAATCTGACGACGAACTGGTTGCGATCGAGAAGATTCGTATCGGAGACGTAGTTGCGTCTTGGAACGAGAATACCAATACATTTGAGAACAAGAGAGTGATCGAGACGTTTGAGGGTGTCAGCTACATTGTGTAAATGACTTGTGACTAACCAAAAAGTAACAAGGATAAAGCAATATGAGCAAACCAAAGAATCGAGCTGAAGAACTTCTCGATGAGTTAATCTGTAATAGTTAAGAGTTGATCTTACACTCCTTAAAATAAATAAGGAGAAAAAAGATGACAACGGCACAAAAAATAATTAAGAACAAGGTAGGTCTTTTGAAGTTAGCAGAGACCTTAGGGAACGTCTCAAAGGCGTGTAACGTTATGGGCTATTCGCGGGATAGTTTCTATCGTTTTCAAGAGTTATATGAGAAAGGAGGCGAACTCGCTCTCCAGGATCTGAGTAGACGTAAACCGAATCCTAAAAATCGTATCGAACCTGAAAAAGAAGAAGCGGTAAAAAAAATGGCGATCGACTTTCCTGCTTACGGTCAACAGAGAGCATCGAATGAATTGAAAAAAAAGGGATTATAGTCGCCCCTGCAACTGTTCGAAGTGTCTGGGTTCGTCACGATTTAGAGACCTTTCAAAAAAGACTGAAGGCTTTAGAGGCGTTCATGGCTCAAGGAGATTCTCCCGTATTAACCGAATCCCAAGTGCAGGCATTGGAAAGAAGAAAATTAGAGAAGCAAGTTGAAGGTGAAATAGAAACGGAACATCCAGGATACTTGGGATGTCAAGATACGTATTACGTGGGCACAATCAAAGGCGTAGGAAGGATTTACCAGCAGACCTTTATCGACTCTTATTCTAAAGTGGCGATGGCAAAACTTTACGATCGGAAGAACGCATTAGTCGCTGCTGATATGTTAAACGACAAAGTGATTCCTTGGTTCGAAGAAGAAGGCCTTCGCTTGTTGAGAATTTTAACGGATAGAGGGACCGAGTATTGCGGAAATAGAGAACACCATGAATTTCAGTTGTTCCTTGCTTTGGAAGATATAGACCATTCAAAAACAAAAGCAAGGCATCCTCAATCTAATGGAATTTGTGAAAGATTTCACCGAACCATTCAAGACGAATTTTATGCCATTGCTTTCAGGAAAAAGGTATACAGCTCGATTGAAGATTTGCAAAAAGATTTGGATCACTGGATCGATTCTTATAATAACGAAAGAACACATCAAGGCAAGTATTGTTTTGGTAAAACTCCGATACAGACTTTCCTTGACACGAAGGAGTTAGCTAAGAATAAGTATCTCGACAACTTACAATTTTCGTAATAAACTTTAAAAGAGTGTAAGATCTTATATTAGCTATTACAAAGAAGGTGTCAGCTACATTGTGTAAATGACTTGTGACTAACCAAAAAGTAACAAGGATAAAGCAATATGAGCAAACCAAAGAATCGAGCTGAAGAACTTCTCGATGAGTTAATCAAAGGTAAGACCCCGGAAGAGCTGATCGGAAACGAAGGACTCTTAAAACAACTCACCAAATCGCTTGTTGAACGAGCGATGGAAGGAGAGATGACACATCACCTTGGATATGAGAAGAACGCCTCGACTGGCAATAACTCAGGCAATTCTCGAAATGGAAAAAGTAGCAAAAAGCTCAAAGGAGACTTTGGCTCTATCGATTTGGAAGTTCCTCGAGATAGGAACGGAAGTTTCGAACCTCAGATCATTCAGAAAGGACAGACACGCTTTACGGGATTCGATGAAAAGATCATCTCGATGTATTCTCGTGGAATGACAACTCGAGAAATTTCCGGACATCTCAAAGAAATCTATCAAGTCGAAGTCTCAGCGGATCTAATTTCTCAAGTAACGGATTCCGTAATGGAAACGGTGATCGAGTGGCAGAACCGCCCCTTGGACAAAGTGTATCCGATTCTCATTATGGATGCGCTGATCGTGAAGGTAAGAGATGGCAATCACGTCGTGAACAAAGCCTTTTATTTGGCTTTAGGAATCAATCTACAGGGCACAAAGGAGATTCTTGGGATCTGGGTAGAAAGAACCGAAGGAGCAAAGTTCTGGCTTCAGATTTTAACCGATTTAAAGAATCGAGGAGTCGAAGATATTTTAATCGCTTGTGTCGACGGACTAAAAGGATTTCCGGATACGATCATATCAGTCTTTCCTAATGCACAAGTTCAGCTTTGTATCGTTCATATGGTGAGGAATTCTTTGAAATGGGTTTCTTACAAACAGAAGAAAGAGTTGGTAATCGACCTAAAGGCCATCTACAAATCTCCATCGGAAGAGATCGCAAAGAAAAGCCTTGATGATTTTTCTGCCAAGTGGGACAGTCAGTATCCGATGATCAGCAAGTCCTGGAGAAGTAATTGGGAATCGGTGATTCCTTTTTTGGCTTACCCACCTAATATTCGTAAGGCGATATACACTACAAACGCTATCGAATCTATGAATATGGGTCTAAGAAAAATAATCAAGAATCGGGGATCCTTTCCTACCGATGAGGCGGCAGTCAAGCTTCTCTATTTAGCGTTGAATAATATGTCTAAAAAATGGACCATGCCGATTCAAGATTGGGATGGCGAGCGATCCTTAGAGAGCGAGTCGCTGAGTTCAAGCAATGAATCAGTTTTCAATTATTTTCGGAGATCGATTGAAATTAGATTCGTTTTAAAGAAAGTTATTTACACAGTATTCATGACACTACCAGCCAAACCGCCTTGCAATTCGGAATGGCTTTTTAGGACTCCTTATTTTAACAACTTTGCAACTTCTTTTTTGTATTGAATGTAAGGTTCAAACGTTGCGGATCTCTCTGAGGCCAAATCAAAGGCCGTTTTACCTGCCGTATTTTTTGTCGCTTTGTTTGCACCTTTTTTTAATAGCATTTGAATCAAATCGGGTTTGGATGGCCCTTCCGCCGCATACATTAGGACGGTTTTGCCAGTTCCATCCTTTGCATTGACGTCGAGACCTTTCTGAATGTAAAAATCGATTAGCTGAGTGTTATCGTTCTTGCAAGCGAGCATCAGTGGAGTGACCCCATCTTTTCCTTGAACTTGAATTGCGGCTCCTTTTGCGACGAGTGATTCGATCACCTCTAAATTAGTAGTACCATAACTCGTTTGATGCAGGACAGCGGTCCAATCTTTTTCGTCTTTAAGATTTATATCGGCGCCTTTTTCGAGAAGGAATTTGACCATCGATTGAAAAAACGTTTTCATCAGAGGAGTTCTTCCTTTGCCGTCAGTCGCGTTTACGTTTGCTCCTTTTTGAATGAGTAGTTCTGCAATTTCTGTTTTTGACTTTGAAGTGGTTTTGTGTAATGCGGATTCTCCAAAGACGTCTTTGGCATTTGGGTCTGCTCCTTGAGAGAGTGCTGTTTTTACTTTGGCCAAATCATCATCCCAGGCCGCCTTCAAAAGGTCTTCATTGGGACCAGCGATAAGGATTGCAGGTAATCCTAAAAACGTTAGAAATACTATGGTTACTGTTTTTTGTATCTTCATTCAGATTTTATTTGCTCCTATAACTTTGCCTTCTTATTTTTCAAATGAGGGTATAAGAAAGGCTCGCGTATTATATCACGGGTTCGGAAATTTAGAAGAATGATTCATTCCGGTTGATTGAATCCTGATTCCTCTGTTAGATGGGTTTGATCTGTCATCCCGCTCAAGAACGGGTGTCAGTCGAGTTTTTGCCGGTGTGCCGTTAAAGAATGTTAGGTGGTTTTATGCTAACAATCGAAAAGTGAAAGTAAACAGCGATACAAACTCAAGAGCTTTTCGTTTGATCCTTTTGGTCATTAGCAAGCTCTAACAAATTTAGCTTTCTTCTTTTTGCTTTTTTCACTGCATTGGTGTTGGCGATTATCGGTTGCTACTGAATTTAAATCATTTGTGGTAAAATCATTTCTCATAATCGAAAATTCGTCGTTTTGTATTTGGACGATTCACTCAGCATCGACTTAAGGAGCTAAGTCGCTATTAGGTGAAACAGATTTCTATCCGATGCTGAGTGAGTTCTCTTGTTTGAAATTTAATTCATAAAATTATTTATTGACTCGATTCAAAACAAACCGTCTATAGCCAAAATGAATCCAAAAGCGGAAGAAGAGTTTATCAAGCGCGCAGAGGAGCTGAATGCTCGACTCGGTAGCGGCGCTCTCAGAAGTACGGAAAAGTTTTTGAATCCCCAGCACTGGCTGGATACGTGCGAGACGACTTCCGAATTTTATATCGAATTCTATGATTTGTTACAGCGCACTCTGAGGTTCCAGATCACCCACAACCAGGAAGAGCGGCCAGGTATGTTGGATTTTCTATTGACCACAGATTTGGAAAGTCGCTTTCCCCCGATCGACATAAACTCGGAAACGTTTGCGCGGATTACAGCCACCATCAGATACATCCTGGCAAAAGTGCTCGCAAGGCAGATCTCGAAAAAAGACGACTTTTCCGATCTCGTGCCGTTCGCCAAGGCTGCATTTGGGGCACTTTGGGCATTACCTGGATCCGCAGAGATAAGTTCCCGAGATAGGTGGCAGGCCTACGAAGTCTTGCTCGATTTGGCCTTTGGCAACTATGAGCAGCTCATCAAGGTCTATGACAAAGAGTATGGATTTGAACTGGCAAAACACGAAAATAGCAATCGAATGATGATGAAGGAATGCTACATGCTATCGCGAATTGCCGCTGGCGGTTCCTATGACGATTGGGCCTTCGGAGTCGCTGCATACATTCCTCTTTTAAAACTCAACCACTATCTGTGGTTGGTGAATGACGATCGATCCGCCGAAATCGATTTGATCCCGCTCGCGGTGATCTGTCAGTTATACGACAAAATTACGGGAGCGAATGTCGCAAATCGAAGAGACTTTTATTCTTCGATGGAACCCAGAGTTGTGTTGGAAGACATGCATTCGGTTGAGCGCGCATAAATCAGAGTAACTTTTCGAATAAGTTTTCTGGATCGTTCTCTTTTCCAACTTCGTTGGAAGCCGCTCACAACACTCCGTTGTTCGCTGGCTTGAGACCCGATCCATAGAGAGGGGATCATCTGAGTTTCGTCACTCCCTACGGGTCGTTCGATATCTATGTCTGGTCTTCCGCCAAAACGATCAAACTGTCCTCGGGGTGGATTGTAAACTGGTTCGCCTTGGGTGGAATCAAATGCACTCCATAACCTTTCTCCTCCTCTTTTTCTTCGGAAGCGATTCGGATTCCAAAACAGGTTTCGCTTCGCTTGAGAGCCGCACCGACGCAGTCGGCAAAAGTAAATGTTTGCGGAAGAGTTTCGAAATACAAGGAAGCGGGTTTGAGATAAATTTCACTACCTTCGGGGCTGAATAGATTTTCATAAACACGCATAACGTCGGGCTCTTGGGAAACCTGAGCCATCATCTTCGATACGAATTGGTTGGAGATGAGAAAATCCTTTACACCCGTTTCCAAAACAATTTCCGTATTTTCGGAGTTCATGATTTCGGTGATAAGTTGAGTCCTAGGCTGGTTTCCGGATTTGAAAGCATAACGTTTGAAATACTGACGGAAACGGAGCAAAAGAGAAATCGTCTGCGCGTCTACTTCTTCGATGTTTTCTTTTTCTTCGGCTAAGAAGATGACCGAATCATAGGATTCGGGAGCGAGACGTTTCATCACTGATTCTTGCGAAAGATCGGCCTGAAAGGAACGCAATACGATCTTCGGATATTTTTTCTTCAACTTTATGATCGCAGCTTTGAACTCGTCGTCGATTTGTTTTACGAGAACGTCGATTGTGGATCCGGGCGCTACAAATTTCGCGTATTCCTCCACGATCAAAGGACTTTTGGAATTCCATCCTACGATGAGCTGTTTGTCGATCGGATTGGATCGTTTCTTTTTAGGCTGTTGATATTCTTTTGGAAAAGCGACGGCGCTTTCCAGATATCGAATCTTAGAATCGTCTTCCGCCAGAAGGACCGCGTCTTCTTTGTCTCCGGGAACGTAATCGGCGGAAGGATTGAGAAGAATGTCTCCGTCCTCCTTTCTAAAACCGAGAGGAACGGATTCGTTAAATCGAAACGAAATTTCTTTAAAGTTCTTACCGTTCCAGCCGGTGGCAGGTTTGAAAAAGTAGATTTCATCGCCTTCAAAACCCACGAGATTGGAATAAACGACTGCGAGTCCAGAGGTTCTCGAAGTTTGGACCAAAAGTTTTGCAAGAATGTTTCTTTCGTCCATCACCTGAATCGTGCCGGAAAGCTCCTGGGCGATCTGACGGTTTTCTTCGCTATAGAGTTCGGCGACGATCGGGGGAAGTTCCTTGTCATGGCCAAGCGCGACTAACGCCATCAGAGATTTGAGAACCTTTGCGTCTCCGATGGATCTCCCTTCCTTGGAATCCTCGTCTCCGGAAGAATTTAAAACCAGAACCGATTTTGCTTCTCCCGCGTTTACCTTTCTCAAAGAATGCAAACTGGATGGGGTTCCCGAACGCGTGATTACTTTCGTGGTCTTGCGGTCTTCCAGATTCTCAGCAAGAAAATCATCCATCACTTCCTTGTCTTCTTCGGAGAGAATCACAACCACAGCCCTTTTTTCAGAAGAATTCGCCTCGATGAGTTCCTTGATGATCTCCACGACCCGAACTCCGAAACCGAGAATGATCGTATGATCACTTTCTAATACGTCACTTTTGCCCTTGCGCAGATCCTGAATCTTCTGATCGAATTGGCTTGTGATAAACGCAACCAAACTTGAAAATAAAACCAGTCCGAGAAACACGGTAAGAATTCCGGTCGTTTTGTTATACCAGTTGGCTTCTCCGTCTTCCGCGACCGCACCCGCGTCCGAGATTTGTAAAAAGACTCTCCACAGAAATTCTCCCTGACCTTGCACGGATTCATCCGGGAAAAGGAGCCCCCCCAAAACCCGGACGATCGAAAGTAATACGAATGCGATTAAAAATAGGGTAATCAGAGCGATAAATACGGAACCGCCCCCTCTGGACATAAAATTGTCGAAGTGATAACGAAATTTTTCTAGGAAGGAATGTTTTGATTTCATGCGAGGAGAATGGAAATTCAACCCCTCAAATTATCAAATGGAAAAAAATGCTTTCGAAAAAATCTGAGTTTCTCGAATCGCATTGCGGGGGCGATCTGCAGATGCTGAATTATGAGCAAGCGGAGAGAAATAAAAGAAACGAAAGAAAAACACAAAGGGGGGAATAAAAGCGAGTGTCGTATTGGGCGAATATTGTGGTCTTTATTTTTTTAAAAAAGCCCACGAATTTGAAATCTCCGACTGCTCTTAAAAAGAAAATCAGAGATAGGAAATAACATCCGTATTGAAAAACGTTTTTCGGGATCGAGAGGACGTTTTCTACTCTCATACAGAGCGGACAAAGCGCGGCAGTAAAAAGAAGGATTCCTACTAAAGCGGTAACGGCTTTTCCCGGGACGAACGCGAGCTTTCCTTGGGGATCGGCCGGAATCGTCTTGGTTTTTCCAAGGCTTCCCCCAAAGACCCAGTAAAAGTGTAAAAGCGAAAGGGTCAATAGGATCAACCCTGAAAATCCGGAGGCGATTTGCGCCAAAACAGTCATCATTTCCTCCGAGAGATTTTTTTTATCTCAAACAAAGTCCGAAGAGTTTGAATCCGGATTCTGGTTATTGTAGAGTTTTTCCAACAATCGGACCAGTTCTTTTTTTTCCTCTTCGGTAAAACCTTTGTAGAGATTGTTGACCAAGGATCTTGAAATTCCAAGAAGAATAGGACGAATGGTAAACGCCTTTGAAGTCAGTCCGAGATGAACGATTCTTTGATCTCCCGGATCCCGGATTCTTTCGACAAATCCGAGATTTTCCAGTTTGTCGACAAGAGCGGTTAATGTGGATTTATCCCGATTGATCATCTTGGCGATTTCCTGCATCTGCGCACGTTTCTTTTTTACCAAAGCGAACAGGATGTCGGCGTGCGTTGTGGAGAGGGCGCCCAGGCCTTTTTCTTTGAGTTCGGAATTGAGATGTCTGTGAAACTCGTCTCGAATTCTCGAGATCATATAAATGATCAGTCTCGGGGTCATAGTTTACCTTAATTTTGAATTTTTTAAATTAGGCAAATTGATAGAGATAGATAACCTCACCGACGGCAGCCGCTTTTGCAGATCCTTCGGTTTCAAACGTCATTTTTAAGGTCATTCTCGCGGTCCCTCTCAAGTCCTTTAGTTCGATCAGTTCCGCTTTGATTCTCAATTTGCTTCCCACTTTTACGGGTTCTAAAAATCGGAGTTTTTCCATCCCATAGTTGATTCCCATTTTAATATTCTTTAATTCTAATATTTGGGATAGTAGATAGGGCGCCATGGAAAGTGTAAGATATCCGTGCGCGATCGTTCCCCCAAAAGGAGATTCTTTCGCCGCTCTTACCGGATCCGTATGAATCCACTGATGATCCAAGGTCGCGTCCGCGAACTTGTTGACCTGTTCCTGGGTAATCGTATGATAATCCGAAACTCCGATCTCCTTTCCGGTATAGGCCGCAAGCTCCGCAAAACTGGATAATACTACCTTTGCCATGACATTCTCCTTTACTCCGTTTTTTGTATTAGTTTTTTTGTAAGTTGTTCGTAGATTTCCGATTCTAAAATGGACATGTCGACGCTGTCTTGAAGACCCAAGGCTTTTCCTGAAAAAATTCCTTTCCAGAGAATTTCTCCGTTATCTACATCCATCGCTTTTACGGTGACTTCCAGAATTGCATTTCCCGAAGAGGCTCCGTAGTCGGTCACTTCTGTGAAAACCGCAACTTCCCCTTTCAATTGTTTTGCGATCCTGATTCCCTTTTCATCGCTAAAGGCGTTTTCACTTTCGAGAGTCGAACGAAACTGTTTTTCGGTATTGTATTTTTCCTGAATTTTTCCGCCATAATTGAGAATTGCGAGTTCCAGCTTATCAAAGTTTCTCGTTTCAATAATTTTTTTCTGCTCCAAGTGTTGATCTTTTAAGAGCCAACCGGAACGGACCCGAACCGGGAACACTATGTGTCTTATCTGTTTTTCCGGTGTAAATCCTCTTCGAACGAAAACGGTTCCGTAGATGGAATTTTTTGACGAGGAA comes from the Leptospira sp. WS92.C1 genome and includes:
- a CDS encoding TIGR04388 family protein, which encodes MNSFELKDKEKRITCERDRSVNPAMHHRIVTRSLYFGKTNGASLIVAESAVCAANSPGMAVQGSLNGPNGAAAALVNGVLTTMTLGMKSPVSGFVTYTKHKNANIITGQREVKGGWGGGVNVSIVGDQGGKQVAGILQAWEPLV
- a CDS encoding TIGR04388 family protein; this translates as MNGGLSYGPGSGLSANLNLNYASGLSLGMDYNFSNHSYGVNASADAWHGKGSAANPSKHHAGLSLSARSDGSASVDAYYNYGNEKIPPQLRGHGGTLSFSNDGSISTSVQVTGATAGTLTYANGGFQPISLNANFQNEFNQGLAAENAQNNFDQMKIQEAKTIAVVGMHTENPLFSKAEIDTYLPKDEMGNIDVKKAQPEVLLAKWDAYKAVMSNSKDIGTWQSVISQAGEKAGVKIQFNGDSPTTTFGKFVAGIKADVLQSFGIANDGTKMVDSKGVLELTSCFRGDVPVKRFKKENLQESRNTNSVTGESDDELVAIEKIRIGDVVASWNENTNTFENKRVIETFEGVSYIV
- a CDS encoding ankyrin repeat domain-containing protein, coding for MKIQKTVTIVFLTFLGLPAILIAGPNEDLLKAAWDDDLAKVKTALSQGADPNAKDVFGESALHKTTSKSKTEIAELLIQKGANVNATDGKGRTPLMKTFFQSMVKFLLEKGADINLKDEKDWTAVLHQTSYGTTNLEVIESLVAKGAAIQVQGKDGVTPLMLACKNDNTQLIDFYIQKGLDVNAKDGTGKTVLMYAAEGPSKPDLIQMLLKKGANKATKNTAGKTAFDLASERSATFEPYIQYKKEVAKLLK
- a CDS encoding DUF3995 domain-containing protein, yielding MTVLAQIASGFSGLILLTLSLLHFYWVFGGSLGKTKTIPADPQGKLAFVPGKAVTALVGILLFTAALCPLCMRVENVLSIPKNVFQYGCYFLSLIFFLRAVGDFKFVGFFKKIKTTIFAQYDTRFYSPLCVFLSFLLFLSACS
- a CDS encoding MarR family winged helix-turn-helix transcriptional regulator, with translation MTPRLIIYMISRIRDEFHRHLNSELKEKGLGALSTTHADILFALVKKKRAQMQEIAKMINRDKSTLTALVDKLENLGFVERIRDPGDQRIVHLGLTSKAFTIRPILLGISRSLVNNLYKGFTEEEKKELVRLLEKLYNNQNPDSNSSDFV
- a CDS encoding MaoC family dehydratase, which translates into the protein MAKVVLSSFAELAAYTGKEIGVSDYHTITQEQVNKFADATLDHQWIHTDPVRAAKESPFGGTIAHGYLTLSMAPYLLSQILELKNIKMGINYGMEKLRFLEPVKVGSKLRIKAELIELKDLRGTARMTLKMTFETEGSAKAAAVGEVIYLYQFA